From Pigmentibacter ruber, a single genomic window includes:
- a CDS encoding ParB-like protein codes for MDKKIYKQLIFYGLSFNSLILISCVSQPKVKTFSHTFSCQQEPSLPENNYPLCSNTIEDNQFCQIKLENLKPTQFNFAEDYVKHNFKYFANKPAEYQNYLCKNPIEVVVGAKADSGFYVTDGHHRVKIIELFRSKLSQDFTITAKIIKNYHLVSPNLKPNEFWNSMQADNFVYLKDKGEVKDPNELPKSFSDMTNDPYLSLVSYIRDDKQKFCFDTQLSSFQNYGELHWAEYFRNYKGLDPYNDNKIYSYYKNRIIYFGGKNSEKKKNICKSLEAANLPGYFNSSKLTPTLVIDSFGATGEVKSFRTMSMLEKIPNINHRGLSKLKASGSAQFSESQLSWIKMNTSENLVVVDLRQESHGFINGNPVSWTARLNWANKGELKNNIIVDESVRLNELLFQDHIAMPTARNYKINNFKISDFIKLEIQSISREDEITEKNKIGYYRVTVSDHSKPSDDNVDDFLNFYRSLKDEQWVHFHCRAGKGRTTTFLAMYDMLKNANQVSFQEIIKRQSAVEPFYNLLDFKKGNKKTLKLDRYQFLKSFYLFAKDMQGGYKGTWKQWKAMNKIQ; via the coding sequence ATGGATAAAAAAATTTATAAACAACTGATTTTTTACGGTCTTTCATTTAATTCATTAATTTTAATAAGTTGTGTTTCTCAACCCAAAGTAAAAACGTTTTCTCATACTTTTTCATGTCAGCAGGAACCTTCCTTACCAGAGAATAACTACCCTCTATGCAGCAATACAATTGAGGATAATCAATTTTGTCAAATAAAACTAGAAAATTTAAAACCTACCCAGTTCAATTTTGCTGAGGATTATGTAAAGCACAATTTTAAGTATTTTGCCAATAAACCAGCTGAATATCAAAATTACTTATGTAAGAACCCAATAGAAGTAGTGGTTGGTGCTAAAGCTGATTCTGGATTTTATGTAACTGATGGGCACCATCGTGTAAAAATAATTGAATTGTTTCGTAGCAAGCTTTCCCAAGATTTTACAATAACAGCTAAAATTATAAAAAATTATCACCTTGTCAGTCCAAATTTAAAACCCAATGAATTTTGGAATTCAATGCAGGCAGATAATTTTGTTTATTTGAAAGACAAAGGCGAAGTTAAAGATCCAAATGAGTTGCCAAAATCTTTTTCTGATATGACAAATGATCCTTATCTTTCACTAGTATCATATATTAGAGACGATAAACAAAAGTTTTGTTTTGATACACAATTGTCTTCTTTTCAAAATTATGGAGAACTTCACTGGGCAGAATATTTTAGAAACTATAAAGGTTTAGACCCATATAATGATAATAAAATTTATAGTTACTATAAAAATAGAATTATTTATTTTGGAGGAAAAAACTCTGAAAAGAAAAAAAATATTTGTAAATCTTTGGAAGCAGCAAACTTACCAGGATATTTTAATTCAAGTAAGTTAACACCAACTTTAGTTATTGATAGTTTTGGTGCAACTGGGGAAGTAAAAAGTTTTCGAACTATGAGTATGTTAGAAAAAATTCCCAATATAAATCATCGTGGGTTAAGTAAATTAAAAGCATCTGGTAGTGCGCAGTTTTCTGAAAGCCAATTATCTTGGATAAAAATGAACACTTCTGAAAATTTGGTTGTTGTTGATCTTCGTCAGGAATCACATGGTTTTATCAATGGTAATCCTGTTTCTTGGACAGCGCGTTTAAATTGGGCAAATAAAGGTGAATTAAAAAATAATATTATAGTTGATGAATCCGTAAGATTAAATGAACTTCTTTTTCAAGATCATATTGCAATGCCAACGGCAAGAAATTATAAAATAAATAATTTTAAAATCAGTGATTTTATTAAATTAGAAATTCAAAGTATCTCTCGTGAAGATGAAATAACTGAAAAAAATAAAATAGGTTACTATAGAGTAACTGTTTCTGATCATTCTAAACCATCAGATGATAATGTAGATGATTTTTTGAATTTTTATAGATCTTTAAAGGATGAGCAATGGGTGCATTTTCATTGTCGTGCAGGAAAAGGAAGAACTACTACCTTTTTAGCAATGTATGATATGTTAAAAAATGCAAACCAAGTTTCTTTTCAGGAAATCATAAAAAGACAATCAGCTGTAGAACCATTTTATAATTTACTGGATTTTAAGAAAGGGAACAAAAAAACATTAAAATTAGATAGATATCAATTTTTAAAAAGTTTTTATTTGTTTGCCAAAGACATGCAAGGTGGTTATAAAGGAACATGGAAACAATGGAAAGCAATGAATAAAATACAGTAA
- a CDS encoding SDR family NAD(P)-dependent oxidoreductase, whose protein sequence is MNFFKKNISNSVIDIKRKKLALVTGASSGIGFAFTNLLAEKGYDIIIVARDLQKLSELEDNLSQKYGSKIYPLALDLSKQNCTEDIAQFLEKHNLSVDLLINNAGFGIHGGFHETNIQREINLVQLQINSTLSITKLLLPNMQKNKFGFILNVGSVYSFSPVPYQSVYGACKSFILSFSSSIAHENKSFGIKVCCLCPGITQTEFRARSKIQELSDKNIIEKSSGMSAREVAEQGLNSLLNGELVCVPGLTNRIFVRIATHLPSSLFSSALTLINQVRGVNSKHS, encoded by the coding sequence ATGAATTTTTTTAAAAAGAATATAAGTAACAGTGTCATTGATATAAAAAGAAAAAAATTAGCACTTGTTACAGGTGCCTCTAGTGGAATTGGATTTGCTTTTACGAATTTATTAGCTGAAAAAGGTTATGATATTATTATTGTTGCTAGAGATTTGCAAAAATTATCTGAATTAGAAGATAACTTATCTCAGAAATACGGATCTAAAATTTATCCTCTTGCTCTAGATTTATCAAAACAAAATTGCACAGAAGATATTGCACAGTTTCTAGAAAAACATAATCTATCTGTTGATTTACTAATAAATAATGCTGGATTTGGAATACATGGAGGATTTCATGAAACTAATATCCAAAGAGAAATAAATTTAGTACAACTTCAAATTAATTCTACACTTAGTATTACTAAACTTCTTTTACCAAATATGCAAAAAAATAAGTTTGGATTTATTTTAAATGTAGGTTCAGTATATTCTTTTTCTCCTGTCCCTTATCAATCCGTTTACGGCGCTTGCAAATCATTTATATTATCATTTAGCTCATCCATTGCGCATGAAAATAAATCTTTTGGCATTAAAGTTTGTTGTTTATGCCCAGGTATAACTCAAACTGAATTTCGCGCTCGTTCAAAAATTCAAGAACTTTCTGATAAAAATATAATAGAAAAATCATCGGGCATGTCTGCCCGTGAAGTTGCTGAACAAGGATTAAATTCATTGCTTAATGGAGAGCTTGTTTGTGTTCCAGGATTAACTAATCGTATTTTCGTGCGAATTGCGACTCACCTGCCCAGCTCTCTTTTTAGCTCGGCTCTTACTTTGATTAACCAAGTCAGGGGCGTCAATTCCAAACACTCCTAG
- a CDS encoding FAD-binding oxidoreductase, whose protein sequence is MMKWWGWGDPQKTFPMDDKPNLWNWICGILNLDENEKTAVPVNREQVKLPLLNLHQDFFQEIQQILKKEQIFTDEDERLLHSYGKSYADLFYARKGIVKKAPDIVLYPESHDDVENIIKLAHLHNVCVVPFGGGTNIVGGVDPRDQVVTSQGSRCIVSLDMKRMNKVVSIDTQSNTAIIQAGALGPILEEQLNAKGWSLGHYPDSFEYSTLGGWLATRSAGMQSDAYGKIEDMLVSLKMVTPTGTVVTRTTPASSAGPDLNRLVLGSEGILGVITEATMRVHKAPEVKDYRGFIFPSFEKGVEAIRECLEKNWIPSMIRLQDEFESQLAFNMKTPKKGIEAIIQKQVKKFLIATGYQKPCIMIVGFEGDLKNTQIVSHEAVKILKKHRAFSLGKSVGKTWSKDKFNIPYLRDYMMDYAVMVDVAETAAVWSKLLNVYQRTIDEVKKRFAEDDNGKHMGYIGCHISHTYQTGACLYFTYATKQQEGKELEQYYGYKKLVTDTFLRNGATLTHHHAVGYEHAPWMEAEVSATGLKAIKAIKDSLDPKNICNPGKVLPVEEEMKLGVFGIDAPDLVNQSKSRAKKRAGQVSRNSHENTIS, encoded by the coding sequence ATGATGAAATGGTGGGGTTGGGGAGATCCGCAAAAAACTTTTCCAATGGACGATAAGCCAAATTTGTGGAATTGGATTTGTGGGATTTTGAATTTAGATGAGAATGAGAAAACAGCAGTACCAGTGAATCGTGAGCAAGTAAAATTACCTCTTTTAAATCTGCATCAAGATTTTTTTCAAGAAATACAGCAAATATTGAAAAAAGAGCAAATTTTTACAGATGAAGATGAAAGACTTTTGCATTCTTATGGAAAATCATATGCAGATCTTTTTTATGCACGCAAAGGTATCGTAAAAAAAGCTCCTGATATTGTTCTCTATCCTGAAAGCCATGATGATGTTGAAAACATAATTAAATTGGCTCATTTGCATAATGTCTGTGTTGTGCCATTTGGTGGAGGGACAAATATTGTTGGGGGAGTTGATCCGCGTGACCAAGTCGTAACAAGTCAAGGCAGTCGCTGTATTGTTTCTTTAGATATGAAAAGAATGAATAAAGTGGTTTCAATAGATACGCAATCAAATACAGCTATAATTCAAGCTGGAGCTTTAGGACCTATTTTAGAAGAACAGTTGAATGCAAAAGGTTGGTCTTTGGGACATTATCCAGACTCGTTTGAGTATTCTACTTTAGGTGGTTGGTTGGCAACTCGCTCTGCCGGTATGCAATCTGATGCCTATGGAAAAATTGAGGATATGCTTGTTTCCTTAAAAATGGTGACACCTACAGGAACAGTAGTTACAAGAACAACTCCTGCTTCTAGTGCAGGACCAGATTTAAACAGACTTGTTCTTGGTTCTGAAGGAATTTTAGGTGTAATAACTGAAGCAACAATGCGTGTTCATAAAGCACCTGAGGTAAAAGATTATCGTGGTTTTATTTTCCCTTCTTTTGAAAAGGGAGTTGAGGCTATTCGTGAATGTTTGGAAAAAAATTGGATACCAAGCATGATTCGTTTGCAAGATGAGTTTGAATCGCAACTCGCTTTTAATATGAAGACTCCAAAAAAAGGAATTGAAGCAATTATTCAAAAACAAGTAAAAAAGTTTTTAATTGCTACTGGCTATCAAAAACCTTGTATTATGATTGTTGGTTTTGAAGGTGATCTTAAAAATACGCAAATTGTTTCTCATGAAGCAGTAAAAATTTTAAAGAAACATAGAGCATTTTCCTTAGGGAAAAGTGTTGGAAAAACCTGGTCGAAAGATAAATTTAATATTCCATATTTACGTGACTACATGATGGATTATGCTGTCATGGTAGATGTTGCAGAGACAGCCGCTGTGTGGTCAAAGCTTCTTAATGTTTATCAAAGAACTATTGATGAAGTAAAAAAACGTTTTGCGGAAGATGACAACGGAAAACATATGGGTTACATCGGTTGTCATATTTCTCATACTTATCAAACAGGTGCTTGTCTTTACTTTACTTATGCAACAAAACAACAAGAAGGTAAGGAATTAGAACAATATTATGGTTACAAAAAATTAGTAACAGATACTTTTTTACGTAACGGAGCAACTCTTACACATCATCATGCTGTTGGTTATGAGCATGCACCATGGATGGAAGCTGAAGTATCCGCAACAGGCTTGAAGGCAATTAAAGCTATTAAAGATTCTCTAGATCCTAAAAACATTTGTAATCCAGGTAAAGTATTACCTGTTGAAGAAGAAATGAAACTAGGAGTGTTTGGAATTGACGCCCCTGACTTGGTTAATCAAAGTAAGAGCCGAGCTAAAAAGAGAGCTGGGCAGGTGAGTCGCAATTCGCACGAAAATACGATTAGTTAA
- a CDS encoding lysophospholipid acyltransferase family protein, whose translation MLEKENSKSTAQIIQTTDKEIYKSPAIVSYSEQRLFFQKTISFLLLIPFCYSIIFIFKFIMKYKIENIKKIRKQFKEIIKEDKPLIICANHLTFIDSCLIIWALAPNYWYQFNYKYFSWNLPAGDFFGKKWHYRTIAFLAKCIFIHRDASSSHHNEILSICKNLLLKGEIITIFPEGKRSRTGRFEENQMTYGVGKIIQNVPNCRVLCIYVRGDKQETYSNYPLKNSNFYIDLKLIEPNTKLEGREGCGEIVSQIAKQIKTQENAYFTIYKSGFIK comes from the coding sequence ATGCTAGAAAAAGAAAATTCTAAATCAACAGCTCAAATAATTCAGACCACTGATAAAGAGATTTATAAATCTCCAGCAATAGTTTCGTATTCAGAACAAAGACTTTTTTTCCAAAAGACAATAAGTTTTTTGTTACTAATTCCTTTTTGTTATTCCATTATTTTTATCTTTAAATTTATTATGAAATATAAAATTGAAAATATTAAAAAAATTCGTAAACAATTTAAAGAAATTATCAAAGAAGATAAGCCATTAATTATCTGTGCAAATCATCTTACTTTTATTGATTCATGTTTAATAATTTGGGCACTTGCTCCAAATTATTGGTATCAATTTAATTATAAATATTTTTCATGGAATTTACCAGCCGGAGACTTTTTTGGAAAAAAATGGCACTATCGTACCATAGCTTTTCTGGCAAAGTGTATTTTTATTCATAGAGATGCTTCATCATCACATCACAATGAAATACTTTCTATTTGTAAAAATTTATTGTTAAAAGGAGAAATTATCACTATTTTTCCAGAAGGAAAAAGAAGCAGAACAGGTAGATTTGAAGAAAATCAAATGACTTATGGAGTTGGAAAAATTATTCAAAATGTTCCTAATTGTAGGGTTCTTTGCATTTATGTTAGAGGCGATAAGCAAGAAACTTACTCAAATTATCCTTTAAAAAATTCTAATTTTTATATTGATTTAAAACTAATTGAGCCAAATACTAAATTAGAAGGAAGAGAAGGTTGCGGAGAAATTGTAAGTCAGATAGCAAAACAAATAAAAACGCAAGAAAATGCTTATTTCACAATATATAAATCAGGATTTATCAAATAA
- a CDS encoding tetratricopeptide repeat protein codes for MTLVLELPENLSFLVVDESEAIRTTVSAGLKALGFRYVTQATSSLSACEILKNRKIDFVICELEMPLLNGVDLLKEIRDSNELNKIAFLMMSGSVTKVNIALLAEYEIDGFLKKPFTLQALAQKLPICMQSYNNTNSIESKFQEAKSMIQKYDYEIAVNKYQLLLKKVPNSCRARVGLAICYRMMRNYQKAETMCRQAIEKNPVYVQAYDELGKIYVTMNKIEESIKVFRQAVTLSPSNPLRFERITSLLVEKQRFKEAELFMESAASNGIVYTNLNEQFAKILFYQKKLEKAAIYFEKALINDPNNRSLINLMGICLKDLNRYDDALKYYNMAIKAYPTDTKVLFNKALCFIEMKKFDKAKKLCEYILTLEPTNQKVINKIQEINLKCQ; via the coding sequence ATGACATTAGTTCTTGAGCTTCCTGAAAATTTATCATTTTTAGTTGTAGATGAAAGTGAGGCTATTCGGACTACAGTTTCTGCAGGATTAAAAGCATTAGGTTTTAGATATGTTACACAAGCAACAAGTTCTCTCAGTGCTTGTGAGATATTGAAAAATAGAAAAATTGATTTTGTGATTTGTGAATTAGAAATGCCGCTTCTTAATGGAGTTGATTTATTAAAAGAAATAAGGGATTCAAATGAATTAAATAAAATAGCTTTTCTCATGATGAGCGGAAGTGTTACGAAAGTAAATATTGCGTTATTAGCAGAATATGAGATTGATGGATTTTTAAAAAAACCCTTTACTTTGCAAGCATTAGCTCAAAAATTACCAATTTGTATGCAAAGTTATAATAATACTAATAGTATTGAAAGTAAGTTTCAAGAAGCTAAATCAATGATCCAAAAATATGATTATGAAATTGCGGTCAATAAATATCAACTATTATTAAAAAAAGTACCAAATTCCTGTCGGGCGCGTGTTGGACTAGCTATTTGTTATAGGATGATGCGAAATTATCAAAAGGCTGAGACAATGTGTCGACAAGCAATAGAAAAAAATCCAGTATACGTGCAAGCATATGATGAATTAGGAAAAATATATGTCACTATGAATAAGATAGAAGAGTCTATTAAGGTTTTCAGGCAAGCAGTTACTTTAAGTCCAAGTAATCCTCTACGATTTGAAAGAATAACTTCGCTTTTAGTTGAAAAACAAAGATTTAAAGAGGCAGAATTATTTATGGAGTCTGCTGCTAGTAATGGAATAGTATACACAAATTTAAATGAACAATTTGCTAAAATACTTTTTTATCAAAAAAAATTAGAAAAAGCTGCAATATATTTTGAAAAGGCATTAATAAATGATCCAAATAATAGAAGCTTAATTAATTTAATGGGTATTTGTTTGAAAGATTTAAATCGTTATGATGATGCATTGAAATATTATAACATGGCAATAAAAGCTTATCCAACTGATACAAAAGTTTTATTTAATAAAGCCCTTTGTTTTATAGAAATGAAAAAGTTTGATAAAGCTAAAAAACTTTGCGAATATATTTTGACTTTAGAACCTACAAATCAAAAAGTAATAAATAAAATTCAAGAAATAAATTTAAAATGTCAATAA
- a CDS encoding SDR family oxidoreductase — protein MTISNLSIHRIIEGKTILIIGGSGFISKVWISMLLEYIPKIKKVIILVRSEKGKCGYTRFEEIYANSPVFSNLRNIYGNELSKLKKIEVITGNVCCENFNLPNNILETLQNDVDLAVNFAADLRFFAPLDQMLKSNSESTKIVADFILSTKKAKLLHISTCYVAGMADGIVPEQAIKDISPNGTKFTAEEEIKWGIQEAQAMRSRNASDKELVKIGTVRAERLGWPNTYTYTKGLGEAVLSNKIPTERLSIFRPSIVESAEKYPFPGWNEDFNGTAPFIQMFSTRYRHIVAKPNHNLDIIPVDYVAKGLTIAASALLAGKHSPVYQSSTSSINPLSVALASEYVCNYFRQNQKRSLSQILLPASKPKFITPQHILSGTNINRIEKTVSYLFDKIKLEKNSAKIIAKFGIESTISTIKRKAKTIDTIMKVYKPFIYDYNYTFKSDNLLNHRVTEEEFSYTPTDIKWEKYWNDVHIPGLNQWCLPQLKALTSGKKGNKKVNK, from the coding sequence ATGACAATATCTAATCTCTCCATTCATCGTATTATAGAAGGTAAAACAATATTAATTATTGGAGGGAGTGGATTTATAAGTAAAGTCTGGATATCCATGCTCTTAGAGTATATTCCAAAAATTAAAAAAGTTATTATTCTTGTAAGATCTGAAAAAGGAAAGTGTGGTTACACTCGTTTTGAAGAAATATATGCTAATTCACCAGTTTTTAGCAATTTAAGAAATATTTATGGCAATGAATTAAGTAAACTAAAAAAAATAGAAGTTATAACTGGAAATGTTTGCTGTGAAAATTTTAATTTACCAAATAATATTTTAGAAACTTTACAAAATGATGTTGATTTAGCTGTTAACTTTGCAGCTGATTTAAGATTTTTTGCTCCATTAGATCAAATGTTAAAATCAAATTCAGAAAGTACAAAAATTGTAGCTGATTTTATTTTGTCAACAAAAAAAGCGAAATTACTGCATATTTCTACTTGCTATGTCGCAGGTATGGCTGATGGTATTGTTCCAGAACAAGCTATTAAAGATATTTCTCCTAACGGAACAAAATTTACAGCTGAAGAAGAAATTAAATGGGGTATTCAAGAAGCTCAAGCAATGCGTTCTAGAAACGCCAGTGACAAAGAGCTTGTGAAAATAGGTACAGTAAGAGCTGAACGTCTAGGCTGGCCTAATACTTATACTTATACAAAAGGTTTAGGAGAGGCTGTTTTAAGTAACAAAATTCCTACTGAAAGGCTCAGTATTTTCCGCCCTAGCATAGTTGAGTCTGCTGAAAAATACCCATTTCCTGGTTGGAATGAAGATTTTAATGGAACGGCTCCTTTTATTCAAATGTTTAGCACTAGATATAGACATATTGTAGCTAAACCTAATCATAATTTAGATATTATTCCTGTTGATTATGTTGCAAAAGGATTAACCATTGCAGCATCAGCTTTGCTTGCCGGAAAACATTCTCCTGTTTATCAAAGTTCAACTTCTTCAATCAACCCACTTTCAGTGGCTTTAGCTTCAGAATATGTCTGTAACTACTTTAGGCAGAATCAAAAAAGATCTCTTTCGCAAATTCTTCTCCCTGCTTCAAAACCTAAGTTTATTACTCCGCAACATATTTTATCCGGAACAAATATCAATCGAATAGAAAAAACAGTTTCTTATCTTTTTGATAAAATTAAACTTGAAAAAAACTCTGCAAAAATTATAGCTAAATTTGGCATTGAATCTACTATTTCGACTATTAAAAGAAAAGCAAAAACAATCGATACTATTATGAAAGTATATAAACCATTTATATATGATTATAATTATACTTTTAAGTCGGATAATTTATTAAATCACAGAGTAACAGAAGAGGAATTCTCATACACTCCAACTGATATTAAATGGGAAAAATATTGGAATGATGTTCATATACCAGGATTAAATCAGTGGTGCTTGCCACAATTAAAAGCCCTCACAAGTGGAAAAAAAGGAAACAAAAAAGTTAACAAATGA
- the nusG gene encoding transcription termination/antitermination protein NusG: MVDTKLSEQEATAKTNSFTHERFKWYAVLTQSGMEKKAKATLEERIKKLKMTDYFGQILIPTMTVEKIDEGGKKKKVEQKMMPGYLFVQMDPDHKATFGCVKDTPKISSFIGSAANQDPKPVPDEEISRIFNKAAEATKAAPAKPLTAFEKGEKVKVIEGPFTNFIGDIDEVKPDKMKLRLLISVFGRATPVELEFNKVEKLKDGE; this comes from the coding sequence GCAAAGACAAATTCATTTACGCATGAAAGATTTAAGTGGTACGCCGTTTTAACTCAATCTGGCATGGAAAAAAAAGCAAAAGCAACTTTAGAAGAACGCATTAAAAAGCTGAAAATGACTGATTATTTTGGTCAAATTCTTATTCCAACAATGACAGTTGAAAAAATAGATGAAGGCGGAAAAAAGAAAAAAGTAGAACAAAAAATGATGCCAGGCTATCTATTTGTCCAAATGGATCCTGATCACAAAGCTACGTTTGGATGTGTAAAAGATACACCGAAAATTTCCTCCTTTATTGGGTCTGCTGCTAATCAAGATCCAAAACCTGTTCCTGATGAAGAAATTAGCCGCATATTTAATAAGGCCGCTGAAGCAACGAAAGCTGCGCCAGCTAAACCGCTTACAGCTTTTGAAAAGGGTGAGAAGGTAAAAGTAATTGAAGGTCCGTTTACTAACTTTATTGGTGATATTGATGAAGTTAAACCTGATAAAATGAAACTACGTTTACTTATCTCAGTTTTTGGTAGAGCAACTCCGGTTGAGCTTGAATTTAACAAGGTTGAAAAACTTAAAGATGGTGAGTAA
- a CDS encoding PilZ domain-containing protein, with product MGKNVEIEKRNSERFKSGIPVLIKTKDITKILECTLIDISETGFAVRIEHGKIKMSSEEHFILSIDPALFELNEYNSIEINSVCKRFDLENKILGAIFYKNTELINKYLENIISYFKKINENLY from the coding sequence GTGGGAAAAAATGTTGAAATTGAAAAAAGAAATTCTGAAAGATTTAAAAGTGGTATTCCTGTGTTAATTAAAACTAAAGACATAACTAAAATATTAGAATGCACTCTAATAGATATTTCAGAGACTGGATTTGCTGTAAGAATTGAACATGGAAAAATAAAAATGAGTAGTGAAGAGCATTTTATTTTATCAATAGATCCCGCACTATTTGAATTAAATGAGTATAATAGTATAGAAATAAATTCTGTTTGTAAAAGATTTGATCTTGAAAATAAAATATTAGGTGCAATATTTTATAAAAATACTGAGTTAATAAATAAATATTTGGAAAATATAATTTCTTACTTCAAAAAAATTAATGAAAATTTATATTAA